The Agelaius phoeniceus isolate bAgePho1 chromosome Z, bAgePho1.hap1, whole genome shotgun sequence genomic interval GATCCTATTAATTTGCTGGAGGTGATATTGTATGGTCTCTTTCTACCTCTTACCCTGACAGTCCTTGGTAAATTTCTCTAGTGGTGTCTTCTATAGATCCTTCTGTTTGTAAGCAGCATCTTCCTAAGCgctttttaatttgctttgtgTTGCTGTTTTGGTGAACAAATTTGGTTCCTGATTTTTGAGCAGGTCTTCCTGCTGTGGCATTGATTTCAGGTCTGTATGAAATTCATGTTAATTTTAAGCATAGATGGAAAAGACATGTCTCTTAATCTTGAAGACAAATGCTGTATCAAGTCTTTCCTTGTCCAGTGTAATATGAAGATATGAGAAAAGCCAGTCCTCAGGCAACCTCAGGAGGGAAGTTAAAATCTGTAAATTCCTTAATTGCAAGAAATCCTAATCACTGTAAGCCTCCACTTCACTGGAGGGAGCAATGCTGTTCTTTTTTCCTACAGACGATAATCTTCACCTTCCTTGGAAAGATTATGTTGCCATGTGCTTATGCCCTGACACAAGACAAAAGATGCAGTTTCTTACAGGATGATGCCTCTGGAGCATTTTTGCATCCTTGCAATGTGTCAGACTGGAGTTTCCATTGCTGTGATATGGCCCTGGCATTCTGCTGTGTGTGCTAGCAACACACCTAAACACAGGAGCCGCTCTTTGTGATTTTGTGGAGATTTTCTTGTGGGGAAGTTGGATTTTATTCTtcaaattgtttttaaaacttAATAGTTTGATTTTGCCATTGATGGGATTTCCCACAAAGGGTCCTGGCTAGGCTAAACTCATTTCCATCTTGGAGGGATCTCTTTAACTGTGGCTGTTGGGTTCTCCATGTCTGGGATGGCTCCACTGGCAGGAGGAGGTAATGGCCAGGCTAATGAGCTAAAAGGCAGGCTGATCTCAGCAAAGTTTGCCTGTTATGGCCCATAGGTTTACCTCATgttggagctgtccctgctctgtggtgtatgggagctgggatggaagAGTCCTTTCATGTCACAGTCTCTGCTAATTGTAGTGTTTGGCTTTCTGCTCTCAGAAGTACACAGAAATTGAGAAGGAAATTAAGGAATCCAGACACCCATTAGAAAAGTGGCATCCAATACTGCTCTCGTTTGAACACTTACTTAACCATTATAAACACTTCATCAGAGCTCTTCAGTCCATTCTACAGAAACTATTGGAAGCCCAGCTTAAAGAAGGAACCTGGGAGAGTGCTCTGAAGAGAGTGCTTTCTTCTGCTCTCTTTGCAAATAAAGTGTACTTTTTAAGTAAGAACAGGACTTTTTACCAAATCATCTGGAGAAACAACAGTGTTTCAGGCATGGATACTGCTTTCTGTCAGCATGGGTGTAATGCTGTTATAGGTGATTTAGGTGATAGAGTGGTGATTTAGGAACTAAGAGATTTCTCTTCCAACTCTGAAGATGATCTTTGGTTTGtctgttgctttttttccccccagttccaTCAGGTATTTCAATACAATTTAATGTAGACCATCACACCTATAGAATGTATCGATTCTCTCAGTTACAATTGAATGCAAGTGTTCTGGCATTGGAGTACCTCTAaaatttgaaagctttttttaattGATGTACCTGGTGATCTGCCTCAGTCTGAAAAAAATTGATGATTTTTAGTACTGTAAAGCTGAACTGACATGTTCTATTTAGAAATCCTTTTATCTTTGAGCTATTAGTTCATCCTTCAATGACCTTTGGCATAATGAAGGCAAGCAGTTTTTCCTAATGTGGCACAGAGGCACAAAGCTAAATAACCATGGGAaaatcctgctgctctttgagtGAGCAGGCAACACTGGCCATCACATTTCACCCAGCTGCCTTTTAAGCCCTTATCAGAGAATTGCCACTGAAAAGACAGTAGGAGTTGCTGGGGCAAATAGTTGGATCTGATCTGAAAGACTGCAGGATGTGTGTAGGACTGCTAGAAAGCATCATAGAGGTGCTCTGCAGCAAGCACCTGCAGCTATCTTCAGCTGGCCCTCTGATAAGGGCCAGTTTTAAAGGAATCAGGTCTGATTACTTGGTGTTGTGCTCAATTGGCATTGTGTATTTCTGTGGGAACACTAGTCCAGCATCTCTATGCTATACAAAGAGCGTAATGCTGAAAACATAGAATGAGTAGCCCCTCCCCAGAAAAAGTAACATAGTTAGTAACATAGTTTGTCCATGAAGTTGGAAAATGATTGTTGAAAAACTGGCAGACTCCCTAAGCTGTCCCTTTTCATCTTTGCCCAGACGTTTTCAGTAGCCTTAATCTCACTGCAAAGaaggagcctgggacagtgCTGAAAACCTTGACTCCTGTTGATCGGTTGCTTTTCTTAAAATGTAAGTAGGATTATGCTAGAGTCCTAGAATCTCCTGAGCTGGAATGGACCCACAAAAATCACTAGGTTCCAACTCCTGGGCCTGCACAGTACCACATATCTGAGAGCGTTGTCCAAGcgcttcttgagctctgtcagggttggtgctgtgatcacttccctggggagcctattccagtgcccaaacaccctctggggaaCCTTTCCTAACCTCTTCCTAACCTCAGCCCTGCTTGACAGAATTttcattccctcaggtcctgtcattgtcaccacagagaagagatcagttcctgccccttttctcccCCTCACAAGGAAGATGTAAACTACAGTGAGGTCTCCCTTtagtctcctccaggctcaacagACCACAGGATTGTAACACTCTGTGTATGGCTTCTCCTTATCCCATCACCATGAGTGATCCAGATTAGAAATGTGTGGAGGCACCAGTGTTGGTGCCCTGCTGTGATCCCCTTGGCATGCCTTTTGCAGTGTCTCTGGAGCTGTGGGCTCTGTGGCTCCCTGAATCCTGACCCTCAGCCCAAATGGCAGCTTAGTGCTGTGGCAGAGGTGCGCATCACGTTGGTGCCCTACGTTAGAAAggtgtggggacagcagtgttGGTTCACTGCTTTATGCACTTAGCATACATTttacagccccagtgtccctggaGATGTAGGCTTTGTGGCTAGCTGAATCCCATCCCTACCTAATGTACAGTCAGCAATGTTGGGTCCCTGTCTTGCTCTGACTGGAATGCCTTTTCCAGACCCAGTGTCCTTGGACCTGTGGGCTTTCTGGCTGAGCCCTAACTCAGAATGTAAAGGGTGCTGTGGCTGAGGTCCCCATCACCATGGTTGGCCCAGATCACAAAAGGTGTGGAGGCAGCAATATTAGTGGCCTGCTCTGACTGCCTCGGCATGCCTTTTCCAGCCCATGTTCCTGGGACCGCAGGCTTTCTGACTGTCCCAAGGCACTTCAAACTGTGAGCTCCTTTGCAGGTGTTCTATAACCCAGACTTTTTCCAAGGGTCATGAGAAATGTAGCAAGTATCATTATGGCTTTTACTGCAGATGCAAGATCACCAACCTGGGAATATGACAGCATTCACCCAAAACTGAAATTGTCAGAAGACCACCTTGAAGTAAGCTGTAGCTGGAGGAGAATACTTTGCCCCTGTAGTCCCCAAAGATCTGATAAATAATGGCAAGTGCTAAGCAGAGACGCATTCCTTTCTGGGAGCCATTACTGGGAAGTTGACCTGCTTCGTGCTGGAGAGAGGCAGTGGATTGGCGCAGCCTACCCGACCATTGGCAGGAAAGGAGACTCTGAAGCCTGTCGACTGGGCTGGAATAGAGCATCTTGGTGCCTTAAGAAGTTTGATTTTGAATACTGGGCATTTCACAAGGGAGAGAGAATCCCCATCCTGGTAGAACATGATCCTGATTGCATTGGCATTTTTCTAGATTATGAAGCAGGAATCCTTTCATTCTACAACGTTAGCAATGGCATGGCTCATTTGCACACCTTCTGCTGCAAATTCACAGACCCAGTTTATCCAGCCCTGAGACTCTGGGAAGGGTCCATTAGAACATGCAAACTAACGTAAGAAATAAGCCTACTAGTTCATGCTTTTTCTGCTAATGCCACTTCAGCAATTTTCTACATGAATTCATCTCTGTTGTATCAAAGTTGTAATTATGATGCTTTTAGAAGGTAACATAAGTTTAGGAAAACCAACTGTGATttttaatgtgtattttttttttaatgagggaAGGTGACCTCACTTTTATAAGTGATGTCGATATACCAGTCAAAGTGCAGTATATACTATTGTTGTACTTTTTTCAACTTGTAACAGTAAGTTCAAGTAAATcaactgtattttttaaatgtatatgTGTTTTTCAATGGGGAAAGATGATTTGATTTATAAATGGTGTTGCTGTACTACCTGAAGTGCCGTATGTAGTATTTTTCAACTCGCAAAATGGAAGAAGTCAGGTTGAAAGATACATATTACAACTCAGACTGGAACACGGATATTGactttttgaaattttttttaatgaactcCCTCCCCTTATCAGCCTGGAGAGGCTGCAATTGTGTATGGCAACAGGTTTAGTTTGGTTCAAGCTTCAAGATTTTATACTGCATATTGTTATCATTAACAAGGTCAGATTTGAATAATAAATGCACTAAGTGAATTAGCTCATATTTAAGTGTCATCTTGGAAAAATCAAAGTCTGGCACTGACTCTTGGAAAGGTCCCTTCTGGAACTGGAGCTTCTGTGGCCACATTTAATAGTCACTAGCTGGTCTTACATCTGACAGAAGCTCTGAATTGGACTTCTGGGTGGCCCTATTCCTTCCATTGAGTGACAGCATGAGAAGAAGCTGTGTACAACCCCTAAGAGGATGAAATATCTGCAGGGCTCACAGGTGGAATGAAAACACCAGGCCAGAGGTGCATTTGTGGCCCATTTATCTTTGCGTCCCATTTGCAACATTCACATAAAACTACGGGACACAGCTTGCAATTTTCTGTATATGCATGTTTCCCCCCCACCAATACATTATTAAAGTCCTGGACATTTCTGGAGCTTTTGCTTACAGCAGTCTCCAGGACCAGCCCAGAGTGAAAAACCACTGCTATTTGAAACTGGTCAGGTAATGTTACAGTGTTCAAATACTAAAGGGTATTATAATACTGCATCACCAGTGCTGGCAAAGGCAAGGTCTGACCATAGGCTGAAATGCAGAAACAAGAGCTTGTTTTATAagctaaatttatttttcaaatttgaaatgaaaaaaaaaatcttttaacaATTAAGTAGTTTTTTAATGTAAGGCGAGCATACTGCATCAGTCACAGATCACTTGACCATATATGGTCAAGTATATGACTCAACCTCTGCTTCCCCTTATAAAGATATGAATACAGTTTCCTCAGAATTGCACATTTTGAAAGTAAACAGTTTATAGGTACAAAACCACTCACCACCAAATTCAAGATACTTCCACCAACTCATGACAAAAAGGCAGCAAGTTCCAAGTAACCATCACTAGTAAATGATTCCACCACAGAAAAAAGATTAATTATTGCAAAGCAGTTCTGTCCTAAGCAAGGTACTTGAAGAATTAATGGCTTGCAGCTGCGGCTATACAGCTCCCTTCTGGTcaaagggaaaagcagcaggcaATAGGAGTGGTATTGCATTTCTCACTTGAAAAGTGAGAAGCTGGGATGCAAGAGCAGACCACACAAATCATGTACTGGCCATCATGCTGAAGCATAATGGTGTGATGTAGTCAGGCAGTCAGCCTCAGCGATCTCACACACCAGTTTTGGGAGAAAAATCCCAATGTAGAGGATTCTGGctaggacagaaaaaaaaaaactgctcAAATTTCACCAGCATTTGGCTTCCTACCTGAGAAgttgcccccccccccccccccaattccGCTCTGCAGAATCGACTTAATATTCCAGACTTCACTCAACTTGCAATAGATGCTTTTCAGAATTTCTGAAGCATAAGTTAAACTTATTTCCACTGATTCATCTCAGATCTACTTTTCTTCCCTCCTCAATCTCTCTGGCATGCCTTTTGGCCTTTCAGTTCAAAAAAGGCTCTCTTGCTCCTTAAATGGGACCTTTCTAAATACCCCTATGCTTCCTTTCCTAGTACTGTCTCTTGAGAAATTAGCTTTCTCATGAAGCCCATTTTCCCACAGAATACAGGTTGCTGCAACCCAATGCTTTATCATGACACTTTTAAGACtttcatcttaaaaaaaaaatccatccagGTTGCATTTGAAGTTTTCTGTTCATTGTAAACCTTCACTTATCTGTATTCAACTCCAACCAGAGTCCTGCTATCACACAGGTGAGGCAAATGGCAGAAAAGAGAGGCGTATCGAAAGATACAgggtgtggtggtttgacaggaaatatgttttctgggatgctgtggtgaGGCTAATTGGTGCttagattttaatattggcacttAATGTGGCCATTTAGGACATGGATCCgactctgagaacacggggttaaaagcagggctctcccctgggagggtccttttgggtttccaggcgtgaaagagttcgggtctctgccctggcccagctgctggctgggcagggggaggggaaaagccatgtggccaagagaggtaggcctgagcccgggggtggaagggtggaagacagagagagacaccgggagccatcggg includes:
- the TRIM14 gene encoding LOW QUALITY PROTEIN: tripartite motif-containing protein 14 (The sequence of the model RefSeq protein was modified relative to this genomic sequence to represent the inferred CDS: substituted 2 bases at 2 genomic stop codons) produces the protein MAQGEPRLCGAHAGRPLELFCEDCGCCVCALCPALGAHRGHRACLLPQAARRTQELMALCLKNLEERKEEEDGNRRSIEQAVNDVKAHADMIKQQLSEKITELQLLLREEESLAKIFIDEKTQQALGTHDQHLRSCEEQLEALETFTHXIRQIQQDSDPINLLEKYTEIEKEIKESRHPLEKWHPILLSFEHLLNHYKHFIRALQSILQKLLEAQLKEGTWENVFSSLNLTAKKEPGTVLKTLTPVDRLLFLKYARSPTWEYDSIHPKLKLSEDHLEVSCSWRRILCPCSPQRSDKXWQVLSRDAFLSGSHYWEVDLLRAGERQWIGAAYPTIGRKGDSEACRLGWNRASWCLKKFDFEYWAFHKGERIPILVEHDPDCIGIFLDYEAGILSFYNVSNGMAHLHTFCCKFTDPVYPALRLWEGSIRTCKLT